The following nucleotide sequence is from Primulina tabacum isolate GXHZ01 chromosome 2, ASM2559414v2, whole genome shotgun sequence.
CTGTTAAGTGAAGCATGACATCGAAGAAAGAAGGGTGGAAATACTGCTCCAATAAGCAAAGTGTAACAACCAAGTCAGATTGTAGCTTATCTAACTTGGCTACATCTATCACCTTGCAACAAATatctttgaagaagaagcataATCTTATGATGGCATATCTAACATGTTTTGGTAACGCATCACGTATGAGTATTGGCAGGAAATGCCTGCATTAGAACAagacaatcatgagatttcaagCCAATCAATTTCAACTCAgacaaggacaaaagatttttcagGTTCGATGAGAAACCTTCTGGGACTTTTATATCCATTATCGACTGACAAACTTGTaacttttctttttttgttaaTGAGCATGCAGTAGGAGGAAGATATGTTCTTTTTTCACGAAATTTAGGTGCCAATTCAGGCCTAACTCCCATTTGAACCATGACCAAACTAGATGCCACATTTTCCTTGGTTTTTCCTTTAACATTCATCAAAGTATTAATGAGAGATTCGAATACATTTTTCTCTATGTGCATCACATCGAGACAATGCCTAACATGCAGGTGTTTCCAATAAGGAAGattgaaaaaaattgatttcttcTTCCAACATTTTCTAAAATCTGTTGATCCATAATCTTTTTCTTCCTTATAACTATCTTCCAAATTATTGTCCTTtgcattctttctctttttACCTTTCACACTAATCTTATTTCCGAAAACACACCTTATGTCAGAAAGCTTGTCAAACAAAGCAACCCCAGATAATGGTGTAGATGATTCTCCATGTTCTTCCATACCATCGAACTCTTTCATTTGCCTCCGATATGGATGAAACCGTGGTAGTAATTGTCTATGACCAACAAATGACATTTTCTTCCCATTTTCCAAATGCTTTGCACAAGTATCTTCTTTGCATACTGGACATGCATAATAACCATGTGTAGTACATCCACTAAGGTTATCATAGGCTGGAAAGTCATTGATGGTCCATAATAAGACTGCTTTAAGAGTGAAAAATTGTCTTCGATAAGCATCATAGACACCATCAACTCATCCCACAATCATTGCAAATCTTCAACTAACACATCAAGATAGACATCTATATCGTTTCCTGGCTGTTAAGGCCCTGAAATGAACATAGTTAGCTTGATGAATTTTCTCTTCATACACATGTTTGGATGCAGATTATAGGTGACCAACATAATTGGCCAGCAACTTTACCGACTACTAAGGTTGCTATAAGGATTAATGCCATCAGCTGCTGTGAGAACCTGGGATTTTCCGATCCGAAACAAATCATGTAAGAAATTCGAACTTGGAATTTAACTCAAACTAAGCTTAACAACTTTCATCGTAACTATAAAACTTGAAtgttaacttagattttcagaaaatttaactcgaggaagtaGCTTCAAAGCACGGTGACTGACTCAACGGGAGGCCAAACTGCAAGCAACCATATCCATTGAAGAATTATCACTGgaagagtaaaaccccagctcaaggactcgaactttcagctcaaagaagctcaaccaggcttgtcctaacaagaccaaaaagggagctataagttgagccaagagtttggacaaattaaatgtgcaggaaatgaccttcgcattaacccatgaaggagctgcgggaggagctaagagctaggacatattgatgatgcaggaaatgaccctttagaaaatcaagatgacatttaaggagtgcatgagattttgagccacattcatgactaatctagaacttgaagaatgcatgggattttggattttcatgcatgaaactttataCCTACATTATGAGCATCATTACTCCAATCTTGAGGACCAAGAAATCGGCCATGAGGAGAATGAAAGGACCAAAAATCGCCTATAAATAGGACATTAAGGTTGATAGAAAAACACACTCAAAAAGCCTTAAAATTCGGCTCTTTCTCCCCCACCATAAAAcctctcggccaattcaacaaGAAGGAAGTGTTGCTCGTGCGGTTCAACTGCTAAAGAACGGTGTCGAAGTGCTGCTTAAATAAAGACGTCATCTGTAAAAGTTCCGTCAAAGTACTGTCAAATTTTCGAGAGACCAGTTCGGGCCAAAAGTTTGCAATTTCGAACCTACCTTCaaaattacggtaagtgggtttttgttatgtatattcttttgtatttttaaatcttgtataaataagttatgacatgcatgaatgtgtGTCCTAATTTTCGAAAACAGCATGATATccttcttttaaaatttcgatcgattatgtgtttcttctatacttcgaaattctttgattccgctgaatccgttgaaactctgatatctgaaacttctgataagttctgtctgataagttctgtttcTTAATTCTGAAATCTTGgttacactgttacgattcaatttgaaatgtgacgagaattgtgattctgtctggcccccaatggtgggtataaaaccatttctgtttggcccccaatggtgggtataaaaccatttctgtctggcccccaccggtgggtataaaaccgggttctggcctcaccccttagaggactaacatattggggacaatttgaccatggaaatgagatgagtaacagtgttttgTCTTTTCTGATATGTTcagttctgaattgagttaatcggtttctgaattgttctgaatcatctgatgaattctgtcatttattcgatttgtctctgtcctgataagttaagattattaatttttgaaagtctgttaaaagaacgttttaagaaaactaagttctatatgtatctttagaatcgatcgacccccacttgctaagtgtttcccaaaacactcaccccttacaaagttcagataaaaatgaagaacaactgaatgaggaggaacaagaagccttctAGGGATGGTAGTCGACGAGCAgtatacaagaaatcaagactttatttcTCTTTTGTTTAGTTTCCGCAATTGctactctgatgtatttttatttctattgtcaatgtaaagacaatgtttaattaatgaaaaacactagtttttggcatttcgatacgaggcttaattgttttcaagaaattgttaaacaatgtcggatgtcaccgacgcttcggtcttggggcgtgacatttaagtggtatcagagccgccaggttcataatcccgctgggattgacaaaatttggcgaagtcaaattttggcaaaagcctagtgtatcCCAATTTGAGTCCAAATTTCACCTGTTCTTGAAGTCTAACcttcatctgtttcctaaatttcgaatagacttcaaagatctatcccTTCGATCATTCCACAAACTCTGAGTACCGAAAATtttccacgacaactttgtttctactatttgtaccTTTCTATCCTTGATACaattctgatgctttactttcgatttttatcctagggaatggctgctccacgtactCGCGCTCAAGCCCTTCGCATGCGTCAGCTCACGATTGATAATCAGACTAGGGAAATCGCGACTTTGAAAGCGGAACTAGCCAAGGAAAGATTGGAGAAACAAGAGCTTAGTGAGGTTAGACACATACTTGAGACTGATGTACAGCGATTGACTCATCATCTGGACTTGGCGGAGAGCCACCTATTGCAGATACAGACCGATTCCGTTCGCATCACACGCTTAGTTGCACTTAATAGGGATTTACTGGAGAGAGTGGAGATAGAGCGAAGACGTGCTGCTCAAGCCCGTCAGCACCAGGAGGAGTACAACGCCAGGCAGGATCGGTACATTTCAAAGCTCCACAGCGCTATGGAAAGACTTCAGGATCAGAATAACTACTTACATTTGGTGAGagagaacatggaggaagaggaggtaGCACCGATGGAGGTGGCCAGAGACGACAGTGCCAGCGACAGCGACGACGGAGAGATGTTcgattagattagcattatCTTAAAGTATCTGGATTGTAATAAACTTGTgactaagaaaataatatgtgtatcaaactatttttaaactttctattattgcatatttaagaatggatgagtaacttatttaaatgtttttataggaAACCAACGTGGACTTTCAAAGCTGTGGGGACTCGGACactaatcattttcttaatcaattttgggatttaattatcaattaagataaacagggtctaaattttttttcttttacaatacaagggcggaacgtaatggaatttaattaatatacatatcagtataaaaatacaattctgtacaataaacattcagactagactaaggttcaactactagatttcaagtgttagaaccatatctacaacaagtccggaatcaccacgctaaacTTGTTTTCTcacatcatcttcttgaccccgatcatgtcccacctattgtcgtgcacacatacaaacaaaacaacagccgaataactccggtgagaacaaatcccagtataaacaatgtgtacatgccatggtataataaagcatgaaacagatataactacatgtatcataatctgacattgcaaatcaaaatcaaattgaaaataaaacatgaattgtaatctacgaacataatttatacaatctgtaattcaactcatgactcggcatctcatactcgactcatctctcatctaatctagggatctcggtgaataagaacgtaacaggtctcccacctactactaccggtcgcggtggcggtacgttcttatttctggactttggtctagtctatatcgaataatctgtaataaggatgctatctgtatctgaagcatctcgatataccaaacgtccagtgtcttggcatgtctgtccaagactaaccctattctgacaatgtgcaatgggccaaggactcctctgtcagtgactctcactcaatagctctctgcttttactttctaattcaatagaataaacataatcattaaaacacaaaggtataaaaacaatatcatacaagtatgtggtttagggaaactcgagttaaatctaactcaagtcgatctcccaattaacatcgatttatacctttctcttctcgatctgacgaagacgaagtctcgaattcaactttGTCCgtacccaatctggcaatgacaatatcgaacaggcacaatatcaatatataactcaattcagaacctgttctgatcaatactaaaatcaaaatacaatctgatcaatgtcaatcgacatacagtacaacaatacaatctccatcaatcgtaaatctgatcaatatcaatctactgatgtttcgacggcataacaatacagtctcgataaccccgtcaatctcaacatcacagatataataccagaactcataatcaatatcggtacaactcataatctcaataacaatacaaatctgatatcgaatctcaatcaaatcaactccgaaaatcataacaattatataaacagtctgttctttaatctgacttcaaatatacgatgtctactgtatcagaaacatcatatctgattcatattcgattctgacaataacataatttcaaatcatgtctaaacgtaacaaaacttacgtccactTGTAGCCTGGGTCGATAGGaattcagtactgaagtcggattcaaaatctgacggacggattgaaataaaaaggcgtaaggatttcagaAGCTTTCCCAATTTCCTTTTCTTCGTTTCTTCTGA
It contains:
- the LOC142537545 gene encoding uncharacterized protein LOC142537545, yielding MSILMSYDNLSGCTTHGYYACPVCKEDTCAKHLENGKKMSFVGHRQLLPRFHPYRRQMKEFDGMEEHGESSTPLSGVALFDKLSDIRCVFGNKISVKGKKRKNAKDNNLEDSYKEEKDYGSTDFRKCWKKKSIFFNLPYWKHLHVRHCLDVMHIEKNVFESLINTLMNVKGKTKENVASSLVMVQMGVRPELAPKFREKRTYLPPTACSLTKKEKLQVCQSIMDIKVPEGFSSNLKNLLSLHFLPILIRDALPKHVRYAIIRLCFFFKDICCKVIDVAKLDKLQSDLVVTLCLLEQYFHPSFFDVMLHLTVHLVREVRLCGPVYFRWMYPFERSMKVLKSYVGSRKHPEGCIVQRYSAEEEIEFCSEYLNDLDPIGVPQSNRDPKSNIPGFLACKTLIIVPQVDLQQEHLTMLENTEESMFSKKEKDERWIQDAHNKKFIDWFRAKVDAKIDSCNGGTTSTLTWLAHGPRGQVIKYSNYVINGNLYQTKERDDETVCQNSGVSLVASTMLVCSAKDKNPLMTDVTFYGVIEEIWELDYHQFQVPFFKCVWVANDKGVINNDECGFTLVNMNKIGHKNDSFVLKSQVNQVFYIDDPLQKGLSIVLPVLNRCYEGDDDG